In Anaerolineae bacterium, the sequence AGCCGAGGCGGAGAAAATCCGCGCCAAGTATGCCGCACAGATCGAGCGCCTGCAGGAACGCATCCGACGCGAGGAACTGGAACTGGAGCAAGATCGTCTCGAATATGAGGCCCGCAAGCAGGAGGAACTGCTCTCCGCCGGCGAATCGCTGGTGGGAATGTTCATCGGCCGGCGCCGCTCGAGCGTGCTCTCTTCGGCCAGCCGCCGGCGGCGCATGACCCAACTGGCCAAGGCCGACCTCGATGAGTCGGTCGCCACCATCGCCAAGCTGAAGAAAGAGCTGGAGGGCCTCCAGCGAGCGATGAATGAGAAGCTGGAAGCCCTGGAACAGCGCTGGTCCCAACTGGCGGAGAACATCCAGGAGATCCGGGTCCAGCCCCGCAAGACCGACATCGCTGTGGACATCTTCGGCGTGGGCTGGGCGCCCATGTGGCAGTTCGTGATGGCGGAATCGGAACAGCGCGTGGAGGTGCCGGCCTACCAGCCGGCGTGAGGAAACGACCCATGGCCTTTTTGCAGGACAGGAAGCCGGTCGCACGTTTTTCCCCTATACAGGACGCGGCCCAGGTGGCCGCACCGCCGGCGCGCGCCTCGCTGGCGCTCCCTATACTGCTCCTGCTTGCCAGCCTGCTCCTGTCCGTGTGTATGGGCCTGGTGGCATATTTCGAGCTCCAATACCGCGGCCGCATCTACCCGGGCGTGCGGGTGGAACCGCTGGATCTGGGAGGGAAGACGCCGGCGGAGGCCCGTCAAGCCCTCGCGGCCCTCTACGCCAACGCCTCCCCCTGGTGGCCTATCCTGACCTTCGGCGACAAGGTCTGGATCCCCAGTCAGGCGGACCTCGGCATTCAGGTGGACCTGGACAGCGCTGTGGAAGAGGCATATCGGGTCGGGCGGAGACAAGACGTACTGCGCTCCCTGGCGGAGCAGTGGCGCGCCTTCCGGGAGGGCTATACCATCCGGCCGGCGGCGCGCCTGGAGCCGGCGCAAGCCCGCCGCTATCTCAGCACTATCGCCCGAGAGGTCAACCGCCCAGTGCGGGAGGCCACCCTGCGGGTGACCGAAACTCGCGTCGAAATCATCCCCAGCCAGGTCGGCTACGAGGTGGACGAGGCGGCCACCCTGGAGCTTCTAGCGGAGCGCGTCCGCAACTGGCAGGGGGGCGAACTGCCCCTGGTTGTGCGAGAGGTACAGCCGCTCATCACGAATCTGGAGGGGCTGGCGGAGCGGGTACAGCGCATCCTTTCCGCGCCGCTGGTGCTCGTAGGGCCGGCGGACCAGAACCCCAACCGCTGGGTGCTCACGCCGCAGGAGCTGGCCGACATGCTGGTGCTGGAACAGCGTGTGGAGAGCGATGGGAGCGTGGCCGGCGTGGCGGTGCTCTCGGAGCCGGCGCTGACCCAGCGGGTTGAGGCCATCGCCGAAGAGGTCAACCGCCCACCGATCGAGGGGAAGATCGACTACAACCTGAACACCCGGCAGTTGGTGGTGCTCCAGCCCAGCCAGGCCGGCTACCGCCTGGATGTGGCGCGCACGGTTCAGCTCATCCAGGAGCATGCCCTCAGCCAGATGCGCGAAATCCCCCTGCCGGTGGAGGTCATCACC encodes:
- a CDS encoding peptidoglycan binding domain-containing protein gives rise to the protein MAFLQDRKPVARFSPIQDAAQVAAPPARASLALPILLLLASLLLSVCMGLVAYFELQYRGRIYPGVRVEPLDLGGKTPAEARQALAALYANASPWWPILTFGDKVWIPSQADLGIQVDLDSAVEEAYRVGRRQDVLRSLAEQWRAFREGYTIRPAARLEPAQARRYLSTIAREVNRPVREATLRVTETRVEIIPSQVGYEVDEAATLELLAERVRNWQGGELPLVVREVQPLITNLEGLAERVQRILSAPLVLVGPADQNPNRWVLTPQELADMLVLEQRVESDGSVAGVAVLSEPALTQRVEAIAEEVNRPPIEGKIDYNLNTRQLVVLQPSQAGYRLDVARTVQLIQEHALSQMREIPLPVEVIT